The DNA segment TTGGTGCGGTCGGTGAGCGCCGCTTCGACGCCGTCCGGGTCCATGTTCCAGGTGTCGTCGGCGTCGACCGGCACGACGGTTGCGCCGCGGCGCAGGAGCGCCGCCACCGGCGCGAACATAGTGAAGTTCGGAGCAATAACCTCGTCACCGGCCGCGACGCCGAGCGCCTCGAACGCGAGATCCAGCGCTGACGTGCCACTGGAGACGACGACCGCGTAACATGTCCCAGCCGCTTCGGCGACGAGTGCCTCCATCCGGTCGACGAATGAACCGGTGCCGGAGATATGGGTCGAGCGGAGCGCCTGCTCGACGTATTCCAGTTCCTTCCCAAACAAGCACGGACGAGAGACGGGGAGGGGGTCGATCAATGGGGACGCATCCATGACCAGCGACACCCGTTCTCGCGAAACCACGCAACCGTCTGCCTCAACCCCTCGTCGATGGAGACGCGCGGCTCCCAGCCGGTCGCCCTCCGGAGCTTGCCGTTGTCGGCGCAGAACCGTCGAATGTCATGACGGCGAAGCCGCGCAGCGTCTACGTCCACTTGGACATTTGTCACGCCCATGATCACCGCGAGGCGTTTCACGAGCGACGCCACAGAGTGCGCCTGACCGGTGCCTACGTTGACCGCGTCGCCGTCGGGCAGGTCCGACGCCATTACCGCCACCAGCGCACGCGCGGTGTCCTCGACGTGCGTGAAGTCGCGCTCCACCTCCAGGTTGCCGAGCCGCAGCCGCGGGCCCTCGTGGAGCTGCCTGATGATCTCGGGAATGACGTACGGGTGGGTCGCACGCGGCCCGTAACAATTGAAGATACGCGCGACGATTACCGGGAGAGCGTGCTCAAGGTGATAGGTGTAGCAGAGGCGGTCCGCTGCCAGCTTCGAGACGGCGTAGGTGTTCAAGGGCTGCAGCGCGCAGCTCTCGTCCGTGGGCTCGGCGCCCGTCTCCCCGTACACCTCCGTTGAGGAGACGTGGAGCACGCGCTTCACTCCGCTCTCCTTCGCCGCGCGAAGCACGTTCAGCGTGGCCAGCACGTTCCGCTCGAAGAACCGCTGCGGAAATTGGTACGCCTCGGGTACGAATGTGTCACCGATGCAGTTGAACACGAGCTCGATCTCGCGCACGCGCATGACCTCAATCAACTGGAACGCGTCACTCGCATCGCCTTCGACGGCCTCGACTCGCGGATGCTGGGGCAGGTTCGCGCGAGATCCGGTGGAGTAGTCGTCGAACGAGACCACCCGCGCGCCTAGGTCGGTCAGCACCCGCGCGAGAGTCGAGCCGACGAAGCCCGCTCCCCCCGCCACGAGCACGGTCCTCTCTGCGTAGCTCAGATTCTCCATAGTGTTCAGAGTAGCCTTCCCTTGGTCATCAATGTCAATGGGAGACAGTTGGGGCGATTCTCTTGAGAAGCGAATGATTGCTGGAGTACCTTCAATGTCAATGGGAGACAGTTGGGGGGCGACTCTCTTGAGAAGTAAATGATTGCTGGAGTACCTTCATCGCTTTCAAACGGAGGGGAATCATGGCGCGACAGAAGGGAAGTCCTTCGAATCAGCCTAAGGAGAAGGGCGAGTCCCCGGTCTCCGAGTCCAGCCTGCCGGACCTCGCAGGGCCGCACTTGAAGGCAGCGGTCGAGCGACTCGGCAAGCTCGTCGCACACGAGGATGCACGGGTCGCTTTCGAGGCAAGCCAGCTCATCCTCCGCCTCGCGCGTCCGAACTTCCCCGCCGGCGGCATCGGTCCGGGGGGCTGGGGCGGTCCGGGGGGCTGGGGCGGTCCGGGGGGCTGGGGCGGTCCGGAGCGCGCCGGCTAACGCGAGATGCTCTTTCCGGGCCACCAATCCGCACTGCATCACCTCCATTGGCGCAGTTTTGACTCCTGGGGGCTTGCCTACCGCGAGCTCTCCGCCGACGAGTTGAACGGAGCCGCACTCGGCTGGGAGCTGGTGTGGCCACGCTCGGTCCGGGTTCATTACCTGTTGGGCGCCGATGCCCCATACGGCACTCCGACCGTGCGGGTGACCGCGCCCACCGAGGCGCGCACTCGCTGGCGGCACATCGAAAAGGACGGAACCGCGTGCTTGCTGGCGCCCGGACAGAGCTGGATGCCACTGCTGCATCCGGCCGCTATCGACGGCGTGCTTCGCGCGATCTCGCGGATCATTGAGCTCAACCTTCGTCGCAGCGGCGATCCACCCGATGCCGTTGCTGCGCGACATCGCTGGGTGGATTCGGGCGTGCACGCTTGGTCGTTGCTCAACCCCGAGCGCGGCGACTCGAATGCTGTGGCAACTCTGCTACACGGGCGATGGATCATCGCCTCAACGCGCCACGACCTCGAAGCGTGGATGAGCCATCGTGGCATGCGCAGCGAGGAAGTCGTGGATAGCGTTGTAGTCCACGTCCAGGACTTCGCGGAAGTTCCGCGCGACGCCAGGTCTCTCGACGGTCACGCCCGGAGGGCGGTCGAGGGTGGCGGCGTCGCGGTGTATGTGGTTCCGACCGAAGCAGGACCGCTGCTGGTGGCCGTCGCGCTCGGCCCGTCTGGTGTGCTCATGCGCGTGCGTGTCGACCGCGCGGACCGGCGATGGCTGCACGAGCGGGGCGGCGGCGGTCTTCCGGCCGAAATTTCGGAAGCCCACGTCGCCATCGTAGGATGCGGGTCGCTCGGAAGCGGCGTGGCCGAGATACTGGCGCGCGCGGGTGTGGGCCGCTTGACTCTCGTCGATCCCGATTCGCTCTCGTGGGACAACGTCGCGCGCCATGCCCTTGGGGGTTCGGCGGTGGGCCGGTCGAAGGCGAGCGAGCTCGCGTCGCGACTGCGGGCGCACCTTCCGACGACCCCGCGCGTCGTCGGCCTGCCGCACCGCTGGCAAGAGGTCGCCGCCGATCGTTCGCGAGCGCTCGCAGCGAACCTCATCGTCGGCACCATGGCGGCGTGGCCAGATGACTTGGCGCTCGCGGAGTGGGCACGCGCCCGAGACATTCCGCTGGTCCTCGGCTGGTTGGAGCCAAGCGCAACAGCAGGCCATGCGATTTCGCTGCGGGGACGATGCCTCGCCTGCCACTTTACGCCGCGCGGTAGGTTCCGTCGCGCCGCCACGCAATGGCCGGACGAATCGCCAATCCGGCTCGCGGATGGGTGCCACGAGCACTTCCTCCCATATGGCTATGCTGACGTCGTCCCAATCCAGAGCTCGATCGCGCGTCTCTCGCTTGAGGTCCTCACCGCTGAGTCGGCGGAGGCAACGCACCGGGCACTGCTGCCGTCGCTTCTCGCAGTGGAGGCGCTGGGTGCACGCGCCTCGCGCGACGCGGCCGATCTGCAGGGGCAACTCCCTACGACGGTGGTCTGGGCCGAGCATCGTCGGGGCTGGCCCGTGGATCCGGGCTGCTGGCACTGTGGGGGGATCGGGTGAACGAAGCGTCTTCACGAGCGGTGCGCGCGGGTCCGGCATGTCGTTGATCCCCGCGCGCCTGCATTACTGCTGGTTTGGTCGCAACGCCGAGCCACACCGCGAGTTGCGTGCCGGATGGCGGGCGCTGCATCCCGGCGCCGAGATTGTCCGCTGGGACGAGAGCAACGCACCCGTTGATCATCCATATCTTGCCGCCGTCCTTCAGCGAGGCCGCTACTCGAAGGCGGCGGACTTCATGCGGCTGTGGCTGATGATTCATCACGGCGGCATCTATCTGGACACCGATGTGGAGTGCTTGCGGAGCCTGGAGCCGCTGCGGACGCGCGCCTTCTTCGTCGGGTTCCAGCGAGAGCGTGGCTTCGATCCGCTCGAGTCGGTGAACTCGGCCGTGCTGGGGGCGCACCGTGGGCACTGGGCCGCCGCCGAGCTCATGCGCCGGTTGCTCGATCGCGACGATGGCGACTCGGCACCGATGGAGTCGGGCCCGCGGTTGGTCAGCGAGTTCCTTATTGAACTGGGCCTGAGATACTCCGACGAGGAAGTGCGCATCGCACCTCCTGGTCGCGATCCGATCCACGTCCTGCCTCGACGTGCGCTCTACCCATACTCCTGGGAAGAGGCGCCCGACCGGACGCGAATCGGACCAGACACCTTCGCGGTGCACCACTGGGACGGGAGCTGGGTAGCGGCCTGGAAGGCGTCCCGTATCCCCAGGCGCTAGGACTCCCGTGGCGCGTGGACCGTGCGTCGCAGCAGTTCGGTGATCTCCGCGAAGTTGGTGATTCGTGCGCTGAGGGGGCGGACGCCCTGCTTGCGAAGCAGCGCCGGCAGCGGCACCGGAGGCACTCCGAGGAAGCTCTGGACGTCGAACAGCGCCGCGCTGAAGTCCGCGTGCAAACGCTCGTACGACAGTTCGAGGGCTTCATGCGCCCAGAAGGCGCGCCTCGCCCATTCGCGGTAAGCGTAAATTGCATCGAGAAACGCAAGACACCGCTCCGGGTCGATGCGGATCGGCTCACTGGTGGGGATCGCCTCGTCGATCTCGACGTGCCACCGCCCACTTGCCTCGGCTTCGCTCAACGAGACGAACGTGTCCAGTGCGTTGTCGCGGGTGAGGTGAATTATGCGGACGTCGGTTCGATTGAGTAGATAGCGCCACGCACTGCGCGCCTGCGGTTCGCGTGCCTGGAGATAGAATAGCTTGAACCCGACGGCGAGGAGATCGGGATCATCCCGCCTCCGGAAGATCCTTTCCGCCAGAAACGAGGCACCGTCCATACTGGGCTCGTACACCCCGTCTGCGGCACCGAATCCGTTCCGGCGCTCCTCCAGTTCCTCCTGGAAGAGCTCGCCGTAGACGCGCAATCCCGGGTGCTCCCGGAGCGCGTTCAGCAGGAGCGTGGAGCCGCTGCGGGGGTGTCCGAGGATCACGAAATTCGTCTCGGGAACACCGGGCGCGCGAGGCATTGCGCTATCCGCCATGCGGCTCCTCCTGCGGCTTAAGCGGACGGAGATCAGAGAGGTTGCTGAGGTCGACCTCGGGCTCGCGGAGGATTGGATTCTCGAGAACCCGCAGGAAGTCGTCGTGCAGTGGATGCGTCGGCTCGTGGACCGAGCGCTTCGCGCACTCAGCTTCCCCGAACGTACCCGGCCAATGGATCAGCTTCATGAATAGCACGGTCGCGCACCCGACTTCGCGCGCGAGCTCCACGAAGGACGGCATCTCGCGGAAGTTGTTCGCCTGGACGACGAAGCTGAGCTCGAGGAATCCCAGCTCTCCGCAGCGGTGAAGCTCACCAAGGAACCGGAGGTTTCGCAGCAACTTCTGGAAGTTCCCACCTCGGTTGATTGCGTACGTCTTGGGTGTGGCGGCATCGACCGAGATCGAGACGCCCGCAATCGCAGGGTGCGCGGCCCGAAACGATTCCCACATGAGCCGGTCGAGCGCGAGCCCATTGGTCATGAGTAGGATGCGGAGCCCGGGAAACTTCGAGGCGTCGAGGCTCCGCAGGAAGTCACGGTAGAGCCGGCTGGCAATCGCGTCTCCGTGGCCGGTGATGATCGCGCAGTGTGCCGTCGGCAAGAACTCCGAAAGCACGACTTTCTGGATCGCGGCGGCACGGTCGAAGGCCGAGCCTTTGAGGACGATGAAGTCGCTGCGACACGTCGCACACTTCAGATTGCAGGTCGGGTCGTACCCGAGGCTCAATGTGTGCGGCAGCTCTTCGAGCATCGTCCGTCCGTCACGCACCCATTGCCGATGCCGCTCTTGCTTCAACGCAGAGACGGGCAGAAGCGATCCCTTCACTAGGTCGGGGCACTGCTTCTTGTCGCAGAACCGGTAGCTGCCATCGAGGATTGACTCCCGGATCTCGACCGCCATCGGCGAATTCCACTGCTGCTTCGGGCTGCCGGAGCGCACATCTCCGATGGGAGTGGGCAGCCAGTCTTCGCAACAGACGCGGAGCTTGCCTTTGGCGTCGATGCCGAGGAACTCGAACGGGCGCGGGCAGAAGCCAGGATGCGCGCTGCGCCCGGAGAGGTACGGCCGTTCAAAGTACTCCTCGTGAGGCGTGTGGCGAAACCGATCTCGAAGCTCCTCGAAGTTCGAGATCTGTCGTTCGGGCGGTACGTCCGACCTCCGGGCCAACGGTGCGCGCGGCGGAGCGCCGCCGCCCGCGCCGAGGTGATCGAGGACGCGACCCAACGTGTCATCGAACCGATCGCGGAGCCCTTCCTCGTAACGGATCTCGAGGAATGCGCGACGGTGGAGTGCCTGGCGGACCCACGCCCGCTGGGCCACAATGCGATCAAAGAACCGGGCCAGTTCGTCCGCATTGACCTCGAAGGAAGGCAAGGCGTGCGGTGAAGTTTCGTGGGGCCTCCGAAGCCATACACCGGTGCGCCGGGCGACCTCGAACGAGACCCAGCAGGCCAACAGGTCGCGGCGGACGAGGTGGATGACCGCGATCTCTGCGTGCTCGTGGATGAAGTCCCACGTCGTCGCCGCCGGCCCCGTCCGCGCCTGCTCGTAGAAGAGTTTGAAGCCGCGCGGCTCACTCCCCTGCTGGTAGAAGCCTCGCAGGTAGCCGGCGCCGTCCTCGCCGTCACGATATACGTTCACCGCGCCGTAGGCATGGTCCACGCGGACCACTGCGTCGTCGTGCAGAAGCTCGCCGAACGCCGACACCCCAGCTTGGCGGAGAGATTCGACGAGCAGCGTCGACCCAGAGCGGCCGCTAGCGAGGACCACAAAGTGCCGTTTTGCCAGCATCGACGGCATCCTCGTCTATCAGGAACTGCGATGTCTAGGCGTACGGCGCGTCCTGGTATGGTATAGTCGCGCGGAATATACTTGGTAGACTCACCGCCTCCATCGCGATGACCGACGACACTTGGATCATCACTGCGTACTTCAATCCCTGCCGGTACGCGACGAAGAAGCTCAACTTCGACATCTTCGCGGCGCGTCTGAAGGCCAGCCAAGCGAAGCTGCTCGTCATCGAGATGGCGCTCGATGATCGCGAGTTCGAGCTTGGGAATGATCACGACGTTATCCGGGTCCGCGGCGACG comes from the Corallococcus caeni genome and includes:
- a CDS encoding sulfotransferase, with the translated sequence MADSAMPRAPGVPETNFVILGHPRSGSTLLLNALREHPGLRVYGELFQEELEERRNGFGAADGVYEPSMDGASFLAERIFRRRDDPDLLAVGFKLFYLQAREPQARSAWRYLLNRTDVRIIHLTRDNALDTFVSLSEAEASGRWHVEIDEAIPTSEPIRIDPERCLAFLDAIYAYREWARRAFWAHEALELSYERLHADFSAALFDVQSFLGVPPVPLPALLRKQGVRPLSARITNFAEITELLRRTVHAPRES
- a CDS encoding glycosyltransferase family 32 protein; the encoded protein is MSLIPARLHYCWFGRNAEPHRELRAGWRALHPGAEIVRWDESNAPVDHPYLAAVLQRGRYSKAADFMRLWLMIHHGGIYLDTDVECLRSLEPLRTRAFFVGFQRERGFDPLESVNSAVLGAHRGHWAAAELMRRLLDRDDGDSAPMESGPRLVSEFLIELGLRYSDEEVRIAPPGRDPIHVLPRRALYPYSWEEAPDRTRIGPDTFAVHHWDGSWVAAWKASRIPRR
- a CDS encoding SPASM domain-containing protein, coding for MPSMLAKRHFVVLASGRSGSTLLVESLRQAGVSAFGELLHDDAVVRVDHAYGAVNVYRDGEDGAGYLRGFYQQGSEPRGFKLFYEQARTGPAATTWDFIHEHAEIAVIHLVRRDLLACWVSFEVARRTGVWLRRPHETSPHALPSFEVNADELARFFDRIVAQRAWVRQALHRRAFLEIRYEEGLRDRFDDTLGRVLDHLGAGGGAPPRAPLARRSDVPPERQISNFEELRDRFRHTPHEEYFERPYLSGRSAHPGFCPRPFEFLGIDAKGKLRVCCEDWLPTPIGDVRSGSPKQQWNSPMAVEIRESILDGSYRFCDKKQCPDLVKGSLLPVSALKQERHRQWVRDGRTMLEELPHTLSLGYDPTCNLKCATCRSDFIVLKGSAFDRAAAIQKVVLSEFLPTAHCAIITGHGDAIASRLYRDFLRSLDASKFPGLRILLMTNGLALDRLMWESFRAAHPAIAGVSISVDAATPKTYAINRGGNFQKLLRNLRFLGELHRCGELGFLELSFVVQANNFREMPSFVELAREVGCATVLFMKLIHWPGTFGEAECAKRSVHEPTHPLHDDFLRVLENPILREPEVDLSNLSDLRPLKPQEEPHGG
- a CDS encoding NAD-dependent epimerase/dehydratase family protein, which produces MLVAGGAGFVGSTLARVLTDLGARVVSFDDYSTGSRANLPQHPRVEAVEGDASDAFQLIEVMRVREIELVFNCIGDTFVPEAYQFPQRFFERNVLATLNVLRAAKESGVKRVLHVSSTEVYGETGAEPTDESCALQPLNTYAVSKLAADRLCYTYHLEHALPVIVARIFNCYGPRATHPYVIPEIIRQLHEGPRLRLGNLEVERDFTHVEDTARALVAVMASDLPDGDAVNVGTGQAHSVASLVKRLAVIMGVTNVQVDVDAARLRRHDIRRFCADNGKLRRATGWEPRVSIDEGLRQTVAWFRENGCRWSWMRPH
- a CDS encoding HesA/MoeB/ThiF family protein — its product is MLFPGHQSALHHLHWRSFDSWGLAYRELSADELNGAALGWELVWPRSVRVHYLLGADAPYGTPTVRVTAPTEARTRWRHIEKDGTACLLAPGQSWMPLLHPAAIDGVLRAISRIIELNLRRSGDPPDAVAARHRWVDSGVHAWSLLNPERGDSNAVATLLHGRWIIASTRHDLEAWMSHRGMRSEEVVDSVVVHVQDFAEVPRDARSLDGHARRAVEGGGVAVYVVPTEAGPLLVAVALGPSGVLMRVRVDRADRRWLHERGGGGLPAEISEAHVAIVGCGSLGSGVAEILARAGVGRLTLVDPDSLSWDNVARHALGGSAVGRSKASELASRLRAHLPTTPRVVGLPHRWQEVAADRSRALAANLIVGTMAAWPDDLALAEWARARDIPLVLGWLEPSATAGHAISLRGRCLACHFTPRGRFRRAATQWPDESPIRLADGCHEHFLPYGYADVVPIQSSIARLSLEVLTAESAEATHRALLPSLLAVEALGARASRDAADLQGQLPTTVVWAEHRRGWPVDPGCWHCGGIG